The Chryseobacterium nakagawai genome has a segment encoding these proteins:
- a CDS encoding acyltransferase family protein has product MTRERSERLYGLDHLRALAIVMVLLFHYRAFKHPEWIDTIGRFGWTGVDLFFVLSGFLISGQLFKEMNEKGTISLKTFYIKRFFRIVPAYFFTLFLYFTIPFFREREALPPLWKFVTFTQNYRLDVISQGAFSHAWSLCIEEQFYLILPLFLLVIMPSKLFKYFTVLIILFIMFSLIMRLVTWNICIADTDPGSLEFWRSWYMKIYYPTHTRLDGLGTGVLISYCMQYFSGFKRMVHQNGNRLFLIGIGLLGFSFWICNEQASKEASVFGFTLVAISYGFIVLSAVSASSFFSNRKSYITAELAALSYTVYLSHKGIIHLVQILFEHFDLETSDSICLLVCVLVCLSGGLVYRIFIEKPFAGIKYRVLNKEK; this is encoded by the coding sequence ATGACAAGAGAACGATCAGAAAGGCTTTACGGATTAGATCATCTGAGGGCATTAGCTATTGTAATGGTTTTACTGTTTCATTATCGGGCATTTAAGCATCCTGAATGGATTGATACTATAGGGAGATTTGGCTGGACCGGAGTTGATCTCTTCTTTGTGTTGAGTGGTTTCCTGATTTCAGGACAATTGTTTAAAGAGATGAATGAAAAAGGAACAATAAGCTTAAAGACCTTTTATATTAAACGTTTTTTTAGGATTGTTCCGGCTTATTTTTTTACTCTTTTTCTGTATTTTACCATCCCTTTTTTCAGGGAGCGGGAAGCTTTACCTCCTTTATGGAAGTTTGTAACCTTCACCCAGAATTATAGATTGGATGTAATCAGCCAGGGGGCATTTTCTCATGCATGGTCTTTATGTATTGAAGAACAGTTTTACCTTATTCTTCCCTTGTTTCTTTTGGTTATAATGCCCTCAAAATTATTTAAATATTTTACTGTTTTAATTATTCTTTTTATCATGTTTTCTCTCATCATGAGACTGGTAACCTGGAATATTTGTATAGCCGATACGGATCCTGGTTCTCTGGAATTCTGGCGTTCCTGGTATATGAAAATATATTACCCAACCCATACAAGATTAGATGGTCTTGGAACCGGAGTTCTTATTAGCTATTGTATGCAGTATTTTTCCGGTTTTAAAAGGATGGTTCACCAAAATGGAAACAGGCTATTTCTTATTGGGATAGGGTTGTTGGGATTTTCATTTTGGATATGTAATGAACAGGCCTCAAAAGAAGCGTCAGTGTTTGGGTTTACTCTGGTGGCCATAAGCTATGGTTTTATTGTTTTATCAGCTGTTTCAGCATCGTCATTCTTTTCAAATAGGAAATCCTATATTACTGCGGAACTGGCAGCTTTGTCATATACAGTTTACCTTTCTCATAAGGGAATTATTCATTTGGTTCAGATTCTTTTTGAACATTTCGATCTCGAAACTTCAGATAGTATATGTTTGTTGGTTTGTGTATTGGTTTGTCTTTCGGGTGGTTTAGTGTACAGAATCTTCATTGAAAAACCTTTTGCAGGTATTAAATACAGGGTTTTAAACAAGGAGAAATAA
- a CDS encoding sensor histidine kinase, giving the protein MMMKTRATVYNLQNIYFQLFFWIALFLFGIARAYDDYNGEIFKQLVIYNFCHWIFQILAANFIYYILIRHFFDRKKYIEFTFCLILGLYFISVANRIFIVDIAEPFFSNEPKDSLSSIFTDIRYLLFHYTFPIISGAFIFISIMFFMRYKDEKENTIQLEKEKTELELKSLKSQLNPHFLFNTLNNIYSLSISNSDKTSQSISQLSDILDYLLYKGQKKWVSVADELNIIDNYIALESLRYADERLKITKKITLTSVNFIPPLLYLTLVENAFKHGAGKSSEQTEIKIELETNTQHSVFRIENTYDGISDPNEKGIGIRNINQQLELHYQKHFTFRISRENNIFNVEIITPSQYD; this is encoded by the coding sequence ATGATGATGAAAACCAGAGCAACCGTGTATAACCTACAAAATATATACTTCCAGTTATTTTTCTGGATCGCTTTGTTTTTGTTTGGGATAGCAAGAGCCTATGATGATTACAACGGAGAAATATTTAAACAATTGGTGATTTATAATTTTTGTCATTGGATCTTTCAGATTCTGGCAGCCAATTTTATCTATTATATCCTGATCCGCCATTTCTTTGACCGAAAAAAATATATTGAATTCACATTCTGCCTGATCCTGGGTTTATACTTTATTTCGGTAGCCAACAGAATCTTTATTGTGGATATTGCTGAGCCTTTTTTCAGCAATGAACCCAAAGACAGTCTGAGCAGCATTTTTACTGATATCCGGTATCTTTTGTTTCATTATACATTTCCCATCATCAGTGGAGCATTTATCTTTATTTCCATCATGTTTTTTATGCGGTATAAAGATGAAAAAGAAAATACCATCCAACTGGAAAAGGAAAAAACCGAACTGGAATTGAAATCTTTGAAATCCCAGCTTAACCCTCATTTTCTGTTTAACACACTGAATAATATTTATTCACTTTCTATCAGTAATTCAGATAAAACATCCCAATCCATCAGCCAGCTCTCAGATATTCTGGATTATCTTCTGTACAAAGGACAGAAAAAATGGGTTTCTGTTGCTGATGAACTGAATATTATTGACAATTATATTGCACTGGAAAGCCTGCGCTATGCTGACGAAAGATTAAAAATAACTAAGAAAATAACATTAACATCGGTGAATTTCATTCCACCATTACTCTACTTAACCTTAGTAGAAAATGCCTTTAAACACGGTGCCGGAAAAAGCTCTGAACAAACGGAAATCAAAATAGAATTGGAAACGAATACCCAACATTCTGTTTTCAGAATTGAAAATACCTATGATGGCATTTCAGATCCTAATGAAAAAGGAATCGGGATTCGGAATATTAATCAACAGTTGGAGCTTCACTATCAGAAACATTTCACCTTCCGTATTTCCCGGGAAAACAATATTTTTAACGTTGAAATAATCACTCCTTCACAATATGATTAA